From a region of the Haematobia irritans isolate KBUSLIRL chromosome 4, ASM5000362v1, whole genome shotgun sequence genome:
- the Oct-TyrR gene encoding octopamine-Tyramine receptor, whose protein sequence is MPPTNQLSLTSLPLATAASLDTFGSGSNDAGFRVTTSSSLLNISSTYLDFNIDGNNDTDIGEHGCMPPIEEWHDSYFGVKLAVPEWEAILTALVLSIIIVLTVIGNILVILSVFTYKPLRIVQNFFIVSLAVADLTVALLVLPFNVAYSILGRWEFGIYLCKMWLTCDIMCCTSSILNLCAIALDRYWAITDPINYAQKRTVERVLLLIAGVWILSLLISSPPLVGWNDWPEEFTSATPCELNSDPGYVIYSSLGSFFIPLIIMACVYIEIFIATRRRLRERAQAAKINTISTRSASADVTATVVASNTSGTLSITSMCYNVICCCRNATQFSTSPMIQNDQESESSETNANNESTQIQESNTATASQRKKTRRAKIKDSIKHGKSKARKSQQTNEQNVQYSKEGGGPTAESLLLSPNVKNGDQENPEISTESGSDPKGCMQVVCSNREANEISTGEVEDENLSLKITPPQSSVGATSLQGVQLQKKPGAVYQFIEEKQKISLSKERRAARTLGIIMGVFVICWLPFFLMYVVLPFCSTCCPSVKLKNFITWLGYINSVLNPIIYTIFNLDYRRAFKRLLGIK, encoded by the coding sequence ATGCCACCCACAAATCAATTGTCATTAACAAGCTTGCCATTAGCTACAGCTGCGTCATTGGACACATTTGGCAGTGGCAGCAATGATGCAGGATTCCGAGTAACCACATCATCGAGTCTGCTGAATATTAGCTCAACATATTTAGATTTCAACATAGATGGAAATAATGATACGGACATTGGCGAACACGGTTGTATGCCACCAATTGAAGAGTGGCATGATAGCTACTTTGGTGTGAAATTGGCCGTGCCTGAGTGGGAGGCCATACTCACGGCCCTTGTGTTATCCATAATAATTGTGCTGACAGTAATTGGCAATATATTGGTCATACTAAGCGTCTTTACGTATAAGCCCCTGCGTATCGTACAGAATTTCTTCATAGTCTCCCTGGCTGTGGCCGATTTGACTGTGGCCCTTTTGGTGCTACCATTCAATGTAGCCTACTCCATTCTTGGGCGATGGGAATTCGGGATTTATCTGTGTAAAATGTGGCTAACATGCGATATCATGTGTTGCACTTCatcaattttgaatttatgcGCCATTGCTCTGGACCGCTATTGGGCCATAACTGATCCCATTAACTATGCCCAAAAGCGCACAGTGGAGAGAGTATTGCTTCTGATTGCTGGCGTCTGGATACTATCATTACTGATAAGTTCACCTCCACTGGTGGGCTGGAATGACTGGCCGGAGGAATTCACTAGTGCAACACCCTGTGAACTTAACTCTGATCCCGGCTATGTTATTTACTCTTCGTTGGGATCCTTCTTTATTCCTTTGATAATCATGGCATGCGtttacattgaaatttttatagccaCCAGGCGGAGGCTAAGGGAACGAGCCCAGGCAGCTAAAATCAATACAATATCTACCCGGTCTGCCAGTGCAGATGTGACTGCGACTGTAGTCGCCTCAAACACAAGTGGCACATTGAGCATAACGTCCATGTGCTACAATGTCATCTGTTGCTGTAGGAATGCTACACAATTTTCCACATCACCAATGATACAAAATGACCAAGAATCGGAGAGCAGTGAAACGAATGCCAACAACGAAAGTACGCAAATCCAAGAATCAAACACAGCCACAGCATCCCAACGCAAAAAGACACGTAGGGCCAAAATTAAGGACTCCATTAAACATGGAAAGTCAAAAGCCCGCAAAAGTCAACAGACAAATGAACAGAATGTTCAGTATTCCAAGGAAGGTGGTGGTCCGACAGCAGAAAGTCTACTATTATCGCCCAATGTGAAGAATGGCGATCAAGAAAATCCTGAAATATCCACCGAGAGCGGAAGTGATCCCAAAGGATGCATGCAGGTGGTTTGCAGCAACCGCGAAGCCAATGAAATATCTACCGGCGAAGTAGAAGATGAAAacctttctctaaaaataacacCACCGCAGTCATCGGTGGGTGCAACATCACTACAAGGTGTACAACTCCAAAAGAAGCCCGGCGCAGTATACCAGTTCATTGaggagaaacaaaaaatttccctCTCCAAAGAGCGGAGGGCCGCCCGCACTCTTGGCATTATAATGGGAGTTTTCGTGATTTGCTGGCTTCCGTTCTTTCTGATGTATGTCGTCCTACCGTTTTGCTCCACCTGCTGTCCCTCGGTGAAACTTAAGAACTTCATTACATGGTTGGGCTACATAAACTCGGTACTCAATCCAATCATCTACACCATATTCAATCTAGACTATAGGCGAGCGTTCAAAAGACTTTTGGGTATCAAATAA